The genomic region TTGCCCCTGTCTTTTCCGTTAAGTATATAAACGGTATCACCTTTTTTTACATGAACTTTGTTTTTCAATTCACGTGCCTCCCCTCTCTCCGGTTTTTGCACTTTAACCTGTTCCTGTTTGCCCATTACGGTAAAACATCACAAAAACCGTTTTCTTTTTGTTTGCTTATATAACTTCGGGCGCTAAAGAAATAATTTTCATGAAATCCTTTTCCCTCAGTTCTCTGGCAACAGGTCCGAAAATACGTGTTCCTCTCGGACTTCCGTCATCCCTGAGAATAACTGCGGCATTTTCGTCAAATCTGATATATGAACCGTCGCTGCGTCTTACTCCCTTTACAGAACGGACCACAACAGCCCTAACAACTTCA from Thermoclostridium stercorarium subsp. stercorarium DSM 8532 harbors:
- the rplN gene encoding 50S ribosomal protein L14 — encoded protein: MIQMQTILRAADNTGAKELMCIKVLGGSKRKYANIGDVIVCSVKDATPGGVVKKGEVVRAVVVRSVKGVRRSDGSYIRFDENAAVILRDDGSPRGTRIFGPVARELREKDFMKIISLAPEVI